One segment of Marinobacter sediminum DNA contains the following:
- the gltB gene encoding glutamate synthase large subunit encodes MMTGLYHPDEFRDNCGFGLIAHMKGDASHKLLQTAIESLTCMTHRGGIAADGKTGDGCGLLIQSPDAFLKKASKAAFGKEPGDLFAVGQVFLNPDEAKAAAGRAAVEKRLAEQGLEIMGWREVPVDDSCLGPMALECLPRIEQVFVVPAGKTEREFAIGLFVGRRHAERDMVDDAEFYICSLSHRTLAYKGLMMPADLANFYKDLGDPDLETAICVFHQRFSTNTMPRWPLAQPFRYLAHNGEINTVDGNRNWAIARAAKFSSPDLPDLQTLQPLVNLTGSDSSSMDNMLEILLAGGVDLFRAVRMMIPPAWQNVDSMDSELRAFYEYNSMHMEPWDGPAGLVMSDGRYAVCMLDRNGLRPARWVITKDDFITLASEIGTYGYQPDDVVAKGRVGPGQMLAIDTESGEVLHTKDIDQRLKSAQPYKRWLRENALRVETTLNQATPEFKLMDADVLQVHQKMFMVSFEERDQVLRPLAENGQEAVGSMGDDTPMAVLSSKVRHVGDYFRQKFAQVTNPAIDPLRESIVMSLETCLGAERNVFQETAEHADRIILTTPVLSPAKFLKITNNDRPGFEIARISMSYRPELGLEQAVRQVCDEAEQAVRDGKVLLVLTDKDLKEGELPVNAMMATGAVHHHLVAKGLRCDSNIIVESGWARDPHQFAVLFGFGATAVYPYLAYQLLNDLIRTGEVLMDPIEAKNNYRKGINKGLLKILSKMGISTITSYRGAQLFEAIGLADEVVDLCFKGVPSRIQGAGFFDFQQDQEQLASIAWKPRKSISQGGLLKYVHGQEYHAFNPDVIGKLQEAVTSGDYGHYKEYAGLVNERPVATLRDLLGFRKDLKAIDISEVEPVENIFPRFDSAAMSLGALSPEAHEALAVAMNTLGGRSNSGEGGEDPARYGTEKRSKIKQVASGRFGVTAEYLRSADVMQIKVAQGAKPGEGGQLPGGKVNDLIARLRYSVPGVTLISPPPHHDIYSIEDLAQLIFDLKQVNPEALVSVKLVSEPGVGTIAAGVAKAYADLITVSGYDGGTAASPLTSIRYAGSPWELGLTETQQALRANDLRGKIRLQTDGGIKTGLDVVKGAILGAESFGFGTTPMVALGCKYLRICHLNNCATGVATQNEYLREEHFKGTVEMAMNFFRFVAEETREWLANLGVRSLEELVGRVDLLERLPGDTERQKKLDLSRLLSNDNIPADKPQTCQVERNYPFDQGVLAEEMVKDTATAIENKSGGAWSYRVTNCDRSIGARLSGEIAAVHGNQGMVDAQITLDLTGTAGQSFGVWNVGGLNLILEGDANDYVGKGMTGGKLVVKPPRGSAFKTQETSIVGNTCLYGATGGKLFAAGTAGERFAVRNSGAHAVVEGAGDHCCEYMTGGLVTVLGDIGHNFGAGMTGGFAYVMDRNNTFVDRYNHELVEIQRISSEDMESYRNHLRGVIREHISETGSEWAEHILENFDDYIGRFWLVKPKAANLRSLLASTRARPE; translated from the coding sequence ATGATGACAGGTTTGTATCATCCCGATGAATTCAGGGACAACTGTGGATTTGGTCTGATTGCCCATATGAAGGGCGATGCCAGCCACAAGTTGTTACAAACTGCCATCGAGTCGCTGACCTGCATGACCCACCGAGGTGGAATCGCTGCAGACGGAAAGACCGGCGATGGTTGTGGCCTTCTTATCCAGAGCCCGGACGCCTTCCTGAAAAAGGCTTCCAAGGCTGCGTTTGGCAAGGAACCCGGAGATTTGTTTGCCGTGGGCCAGGTATTCCTGAACCCGGACGAGGCCAAGGCCGCAGCTGGACGTGCAGCGGTTGAGAAACGCTTGGCCGAGCAGGGTCTGGAGATTATGGGCTGGCGCGAAGTGCCCGTTGATGACAGCTGCCTCGGCCCCATGGCACTGGAATGCCTGCCGCGTATTGAACAAGTGTTTGTTGTACCGGCCGGAAAGACCGAAAGGGAATTTGCGATCGGCCTGTTTGTAGGCCGTCGCCACGCCGAACGGGACATGGTTGATGATGCCGAGTTTTATATCTGCAGCCTGTCGCATCGGACACTGGCCTACAAGGGCCTGATGATGCCAGCCGATCTGGCCAACTTCTACAAGGACCTGGGTGATCCGGATCTGGAAACTGCTATCTGTGTTTTCCACCAGCGGTTCTCGACCAATACCATGCCGCGTTGGCCCTTGGCGCAGCCGTTCCGTTACCTCGCCCACAACGGCGAGATCAATACCGTCGACGGTAACCGGAACTGGGCCATTGCCCGTGCCGCCAAATTCAGCTCGCCAGACCTTCCGGACCTTCAGACGCTTCAGCCGTTGGTAAACCTGACAGGGTCTGACTCCTCCAGTATGGATAACATGCTCGAAATCCTGTTGGCTGGGGGTGTGGATCTGTTCCGTGCTGTTCGCATGATGATCCCGCCGGCTTGGCAAAATGTCGACAGCATGGACTCCGAACTACGAGCCTTCTACGAATACAATTCCATGCACATGGAGCCCTGGGATGGCCCTGCCGGGCTGGTTATGTCCGACGGTCGCTATGCCGTGTGTATGCTTGACCGCAATGGCTTGCGCCCGGCCCGCTGGGTTATCACCAAGGATGATTTCATCACTCTGGCGTCAGAGATTGGTACCTATGGCTATCAGCCCGATGACGTGGTTGCAAAGGGTCGCGTCGGACCGGGGCAGATGCTGGCCATTGATACTGAGTCCGGAGAAGTGCTGCATACCAAGGACATCGATCAGCGCCTGAAGTCTGCCCAGCCATACAAACGCTGGTTACGGGAGAATGCTTTGCGTGTTGAGACCACGCTCAATCAGGCTACTCCGGAATTCAAGCTGATGGATGCTGATGTGCTTCAGGTGCATCAGAAGATGTTCATGGTGTCGTTCGAGGAGCGCGACCAGGTGCTGCGCCCTCTGGCTGAGAATGGCCAGGAAGCGGTTGGTTCCATGGGCGACGATACTCCGATGGCGGTGCTGTCCAGCAAAGTCAGGCATGTCGGGGATTACTTCCGTCAGAAGTTTGCCCAGGTTACCAACCCGGCTATTGACCCGCTGCGGGAATCCATCGTGATGTCGCTGGAGACCTGTCTTGGTGCTGAACGCAATGTCTTTCAGGAAACTGCGGAGCATGCGGATCGGATTATTTTGACCACTCCGGTTCTATCTCCAGCGAAATTCCTCAAAATCACCAATAACGATCGTCCCGGCTTTGAGATCGCTCGCATTTCCATGAGCTATCGCCCGGAGCTGGGTCTGGAGCAGGCAGTCCGCCAGGTGTGCGATGAGGCCGAGCAGGCCGTTCGTGATGGCAAGGTGCTGCTGGTGCTGACCGACAAGGATCTGAAGGAAGGCGAACTGCCGGTAAACGCCATGATGGCGACCGGTGCGGTTCACCACCACCTGGTTGCAAAAGGCTTGCGTTGCGATTCCAACATTATTGTGGAGAGTGGCTGGGCCCGCGATCCTCATCAGTTTGCCGTGCTGTTTGGCTTTGGTGCGACGGCAGTCTATCCATACCTGGCGTATCAGCTTCTTAACGACCTGATTCGAACCGGCGAAGTATTGATGGATCCCATCGAAGCGAAGAACAACTACCGTAAGGGCATCAACAAGGGGCTGCTGAAGATCCTTTCCAAGATGGGGATCTCCACCATTACCTCCTATCGGGGTGCTCAATTGTTTGAAGCCATCGGTCTCGCTGACGAAGTGGTCGATCTCTGCTTCAAAGGCGTGCCGAGCCGAATCCAGGGCGCAGGCTTCTTTGATTTCCAGCAGGATCAGGAGCAGCTGGCGTCAATTGCCTGGAAACCCCGCAAGTCGATTTCCCAGGGCGGCCTGCTGAAGTACGTTCATGGCCAGGAGTATCACGCCTTTAACCCGGACGTCATCGGCAAGCTGCAGGAAGCCGTTACCAGCGGCGATTATGGTCACTACAAGGAATATGCGGGACTGGTCAATGAGCGTCCCGTTGCAACTCTGCGCGACCTTTTGGGCTTCCGCAAGGACCTCAAGGCTATCGACATTTCCGAGGTCGAGCCGGTCGAGAATATCTTCCCGCGTTTCGATTCTGCGGCGATGTCTCTGGGGGCGCTTTCGCCTGAGGCTCATGAAGCCCTCGCAGTGGCGATGAATACGTTGGGAGGGCGCTCCAACTCTGGCGAAGGTGGTGAAGACCCAGCCCGCTATGGGACGGAGAAACGCTCCAAGATCAAGCAGGTGGCCTCCGGTCGCTTTGGTGTTACTGCGGAGTATCTGCGCAGCGCTGACGTCATGCAGATTAAGGTCGCTCAGGGTGCCAAACCTGGCGAGGGTGGCCAGCTGCCGGGCGGTAAGGTCAACGACCTGATCGCACGCCTGCGTTACTCGGTGCCCGGCGTGACGCTGATTTCTCCGCCGCCGCACCATGACATCTACTCCATTGAGGATCTGGCGCAGTTGATTTTTGACCTCAAGCAGGTCAATCCGGAAGCGCTGGTTTCCGTTAAGCTCGTGTCTGAGCCGGGTGTTGGCACAATCGCAGCGGGTGTGGCCAAGGCGTACGCTGACCTGATTACGGTTTCCGGTTATGACGGTGGCACTGCAGCCAGCCCGCTGACGTCCATCCGCTATGCAGGCTCCCCTTGGGAGCTTGGCCTGACAGAAACCCAGCAGGCGCTGCGAGCCAATGATCTGCGAGGCAAGATTCGCCTGCAGACCGATGGCGGCATCAAGACCGGTCTGGACGTAGTCAAGGGTGCGATCCTGGGCGCGGAAAGCTTTGGCTTCGGGACCACTCCGATGGTGGCTCTGGGTTGTAAATACCTGCGTATCTGCCACCTGAACAACTGTGCCACCGGTGTTGCCACCCAGAATGAGTATCTGCGTGAAGAGCACTTCAAGGGCACTGTCGAGATGGCCATGAACTTCTTCCGCTTCGTTGCGGAAGAGACTCGCGAGTGGCTTGCCAATCTGGGTGTGCGAAGCCTGGAAGAACTGGTCGGCCGCGTTGACCTTCTGGAGCGACTGCCAGGCGATACTGAGCGTCAGAAGAAGTTGGATCTCTCGCGTCTGTTGTCCAACGACAACATTCCAGCCGATAAGCCTCAGACCTGTCAGGTTGAACGAAACTACCCGTTTGACCAGGGCGTGCTTGCCGAAGAGATGGTGAAAGACACTGCTACGGCTATCGAGAATAAATCCGGAGGTGCCTGGTCTTATCGGGTTACCAACTGTGACCGTTCCATTGGTGCCCGCCTGTCAGGCGAAATTGCGGCCGTACACGGCAACCAGGGCATGGTTGATGCACAGATTACCCTTGATCTGACCGGCACGGCCGGCCAGAGCTTTGGTGTCTGGAACGTCGGTGGTCTCAATCTGATTCTGGAAGGTGACGCCAACGACTACGTTGGCAAAGGCATGACCGGTGGCAAGCTGGTAGTCAAGCCGCCGCGCGGCAGCGCCTTCAAAACTCAGGAGACGTCCATCGTTGGCAACACCTGCCTGTATGGTGCAACTGGCGGCAAACTGTTTGCCGCCGGCACAGCAGGTGAGCGATTTGCGGTACGTAACTCAGGGGCTCATGCCGTTGTAGAAGGCGCCGGGGACCACTGCTGTGAGTATATGACCGGCGGTCTGGTGACAGTGCTGGGTGATATCGGGCACAACTTCGGTGCTGGTATGACTGGTGGCTTTGCCTATGTGATGGACCGGAACAACACCTTTGTGGACAGATACAACCACGAACTGGTGGAGATCCAGCGGATTTCCAGCGAAGACATGGAATCCTATCGCAATCACCTGCGTGGTGTGATCCGGGAGCATATCTCAGAGACCGGCAGTGAGTGGGCCGAGCATATTCTTGAGAATTTCGACGACTACATCGGCCGTTTCTGGCTGGTTAAACCCAAGGCTGCCAACCTTCGCAGCCTGCTGGCCAGCACCAGGGCTCGTCCCGAATAA
- a CDS encoding PilZ domain-containing protein — MPAKSPEKRRFHRIEFDAPCELHCLESVWTTEVLDISLKGVLVKRPEGWDVPLKQPCEVIIHLNDHEAAIVMAVELRHVEPHRLGFKCQYIDLDSASHLKRLVELNLGDQALLEREFAHLID; from the coding sequence TTGCCTGCCAAAAGCCCCGAGAAACGCCGATTCCATAGAATCGAATTCGATGCGCCCTGTGAGCTGCACTGTCTGGAGAGTGTCTGGACAACGGAGGTGCTCGACATCTCGCTGAAAGGCGTTCTGGTCAAGCGACCCGAGGGATGGGATGTGCCGTTAAAGCAGCCTTGTGAGGTGATTATTCACCTGAATGATCATGAGGCGGCTATTGTTATGGCGGTGGAGTTGCGGCATGTGGAGCCGCACAGGCTCGGATTCAAATGTCAGTACATCGATTTGGACAGTGCTTCTCACCTAAAACGCCTGGTTGAGCTCAACTTGGGCGATCAGGCATTGCTTGAACGGGAATTTGCCCACCTGATTGATTAA
- the hemE gene encoding uroporphyrinogen decarboxylase, protein MTELKNDRFLRALMRQPVDRTPVWMMRQAGRYLPEYRATRAKAGDFLSLCKNTPLACEVTLQPLERYPLDAAILFSDILTIPDALGLGLYFETGEGPKFKNTIRSEADVAALPTLTAEVDLDYVMNAVSTIRGALNGSVPLIGFSGSPWTLATYMIEGSSSKDFREAKKLMYGQPEVMHRLLDHLANAVIDYLNSQIKAGAQVVQIFDTWGGVLSSWAYEEFSLRYMKKIVDGLIREREGRHIPVILFTKNGGQWLESIADTGADAVGLDWTTDIGKARARIGDRVTLQGNMDPAMLYAPPARIRQEVADILRRFGTGTGHVFNLGHGITPDVDPEHAKAFIEAVVELSPEYHQ, encoded by the coding sequence ATGACCGAGTTGAAGAATGACCGCTTCCTGCGCGCCTTGATGCGCCAGCCCGTTGACCGTACCCCGGTATGGATGATGCGCCAGGCCGGCCGGTATTTGCCGGAATACCGCGCCACCCGTGCCAAGGCGGGTGATTTCCTCAGCCTGTGCAAGAATACTCCGCTGGCCTGCGAGGTGACCCTGCAGCCGTTGGAGCGCTACCCGCTCGACGCGGCAATCCTGTTCTCCGATATCCTGACCATTCCGGATGCTCTCGGTCTGGGCTTGTATTTTGAAACCGGCGAAGGGCCCAAATTCAAGAATACGATCCGCTCTGAAGCAGACGTGGCTGCGCTGCCGACACTGACTGCCGAAGTGGATTTGGACTACGTCATGAACGCCGTGTCCACGATTCGCGGAGCGCTCAATGGCAGTGTGCCCCTGATTGGTTTTTCCGGCAGCCCCTGGACCCTGGCGACCTACATGATCGAAGGCAGTTCCTCCAAGGATTTTCGGGAGGCCAAGAAGTTGATGTACGGGCAGCCTGAGGTCATGCATCGGTTACTCGATCATCTGGCGAATGCGGTCATCGATTACCTCAACAGTCAGATCAAGGCCGGTGCCCAGGTTGTTCAGATTTTCGATACCTGGGGCGGCGTGCTCAGCAGCTGGGCGTATGAGGAATTTTCGCTGCGTTACATGAAGAAAATTGTCGACGGTCTGATCCGCGAACGTGAAGGCCGCCATATCCCGGTGATTCTGTTTACCAAGAACGGTGGCCAGTGGCTGGAGTCTATTGCGGATACCGGTGCCGATGCGGTCGGCCTCGACTGGACCACCGATATTGGTAAGGCCCGTGCCCGTATTGGCGATCGAGTTACCCTTCAGGGCAACATGGATCCGGCCATGCTGTATGCGCCGCCCGCGCGGATTCGTCAGGAAGTGGCGGATATTCTCCGCCGTTTTGGCACCGGTACCGGCCATGTTTTCAATCTTGGGCATGGTATTACGCCGGATGTGGATCCTGAGCATGCCAAAGCATTTATTGAAGCCGTTGTTGAATTGAGCCCCGAATATCATCAGTAA
- a CDS encoding SPOR domain-containing protein produces MLQHWLNSVGINDNRLDSVFGRQGKRQGRVVTEEYLNAQDGGGLFPRLQQRYGLRANPLEMETPFFPDAMRHHALETLRHLCGFGDMALLLTGAVGSGKTRLLAELVRSESSRLDFHRIPTSALTSSQALSRALKSLGLSGLREDESPRDVVYGFFRWSESRARKGQRMVLLIDDADRVPPELLKLILAGFLASERASAAVPVIAGLDDLVGVLGLDADSTNVHQVHLRPLTKEELVAYLEPRIHQAGGKLSELLSPARLARIHSLSQGSFSRLKRVAPGVWLDIVSPEKRSVNHPILTYKNLGWPMLALALLGGSWWFVSEQYNSSISESVAHLQQQEPTRKSVTIGPESPAQDDQFETPPADEPVPLTDDLANLDPVTEPEPEPEPEPEPEPEPEPEPEPEPEPEPEPEPEPEPEPEPEPEPEPEPEPEFSPANVEQFVAVDRIRSRGGWTIQLVAGNLEQTALNVLKQHPELPDMLYTRGERQGQPWFMVFYGQFSSRTDAQAAAARLPQALRSRSPWIRTTGSL; encoded by the coding sequence TTGCTGCAACACTGGCTGAATTCTGTCGGCATCAATGACAACCGACTCGATTCGGTATTTGGCCGCCAGGGTAAACGGCAGGGAAGAGTTGTGACGGAAGAATACTTGAACGCTCAGGATGGTGGTGGCCTGTTCCCCAGGCTGCAACAACGGTACGGGTTGCGGGCGAACCCGCTGGAAATGGAAACGCCATTCTTCCCCGATGCCATGCGGCATCATGCCCTTGAAACGCTTCGCCACCTCTGCGGTTTTGGCGACATGGCGCTGCTGTTAACCGGGGCGGTCGGCTCTGGAAAGACCCGGTTGCTCGCTGAGCTTGTTCGCAGTGAATCGTCACGCCTGGACTTTCATCGTATTCCCACATCTGCACTCACAAGTTCGCAGGCCCTGTCGCGGGCGTTGAAAAGCCTTGGGCTTTCCGGTTTGCGAGAAGATGAAAGCCCTCGGGACGTAGTGTATGGATTCTTTCGGTGGTCAGAATCCCGCGCCCGCAAGGGGCAGCGCATGGTACTGCTGATTGATGATGCCGATCGCGTGCCCCCAGAGCTTTTGAAACTGATTCTGGCTGGTTTTCTTGCTTCGGAACGTGCTTCTGCGGCCGTGCCAGTGATCGCCGGTCTTGATGACCTGGTCGGCGTCCTGGGGCTTGATGCCGACTCCACCAATGTGCATCAGGTGCATCTGCGCCCGCTCACCAAAGAGGAGTTGGTTGCGTATCTTGAGCCGAGGATTCATCAGGCTGGAGGAAAGCTAAGCGAGTTGCTGAGCCCGGCCAGGCTGGCGAGGATTCATTCCCTGAGTCAGGGCAGTTTCTCCCGGCTCAAGCGAGTAGCCCCGGGTGTGTGGCTGGATATTGTTTCTCCCGAAAAGAGGTCGGTCAACCATCCGATTCTTACGTACAAAAATCTTGGTTGGCCGATGCTGGCGTTGGCCCTGCTTGGGGGTTCCTGGTGGTTTGTATCCGAGCAGTACAACAGTTCGATTTCTGAGAGTGTTGCGCATTTGCAACAGCAAGAACCCACCCGGAAAAGTGTAACAATCGGGCCGGAGTCGCCAGCCCAAGATGATCAATTCGAGACTCCGCCGGCGGATGAGCCGGTACCATTGACGGACGATTTGGCCAACCTGGATCCTGTTACTGAGCCTGAGCCTGAGCCTGAGCCTGAGCCTGAGCCTGAGCCTGAGCCTGAGCCTGAGCCTGAGCCTGAGCCTGAGCCTGAGCCTGAGCCTGAGCCTGAGCCTGAGCCTGAGCCTGAGCCTGAGCCTGAGCCTGAGCCTGAGCCTGAGCCTGAGTTCAGCCCCGCCAATGTCGAGCAGTTTGTGGCCGTTGACAGGATTCGGTCCCGGGGCGGTTGGACGATTCAGCTGGTCGCCGGAAACCTTGAGCAAACCGCTTTAAACGTCCTGAAGCAGCACCCCGAGCTGCCGGATATGCTTTATACCAGAGGTGAGCGGCAGGGTCAGCCGTGGTTTATGGTATTCTATGGTCAGTTTTCATCCAGGACCGATGCCCAGGCAGCAGCAGCCCGGTTGCCCCAGGCGCTCAGGAGCCGGTCGCCCTGGATACGGACAACTGGTAGTTTGTAA
- a CDS encoding FAD-dependent oxidoreductase: MKERLNNDFQFVEVGRVDPKKVPARKRKKEFGEIYHPFTADNAASQSHRCLECGNPYCEWKCPVHNYIPNWLKLVSEGNIMKAVEMCHATNSLPEVCGRVCPQDRLCEGACTLNDGYGAVTIGSVEKYITDTAFALGWKPDMSAVKWTDKKVAVIGAGPAGLGCADILVRNGVKPVVFDIYPEIGGLLTFGIPEFKLEKSVMTRRRQVFEEMGVEFRLSTEVGKDVMLEDVIDEYDAVFMGMGTYTYMKGGFPGENLPGVYDALPFLVSNVNRRLGFEKDEADFIDMKGKRVVVLGGGDTAMDCNRTSIRQQAESVACAYRRDEANMPGSRKEVANAKEEGVKFLFNRQPIAIIGEDQVEGVKVVSTQLGDPDENGRRRPEVVPGSEEVIPADAVLVAFGFRPSPADWFDELKVSTDDSGRVAAPEEAEFAFQTSNPKIFAGGDMVRGSDLVVTAIWEGRQAAEGILDYLDI; the protein is encoded by the coding sequence ATGAAAGAACGACTTAATAACGACTTCCAGTTTGTTGAGGTTGGGCGTGTGGACCCGAAGAAGGTCCCGGCCAGGAAGCGGAAGAAAGAATTTGGTGAGATCTACCACCCATTTACTGCAGACAATGCTGCATCTCAGTCGCATCGCTGCCTGGAATGCGGTAACCCGTATTGTGAATGGAAGTGTCCGGTCCACAATTACATCCCGAACTGGCTGAAGCTGGTCTCTGAAGGCAACATCATGAAGGCTGTGGAGATGTGTCACGCGACCAACTCCCTGCCGGAGGTGTGTGGCCGCGTGTGTCCGCAGGATCGCCTCTGTGAAGGTGCCTGCACTCTGAACGATGGCTATGGCGCGGTTACCATTGGATCTGTTGAGAAATACATTACCGACACCGCTTTTGCTCTGGGTTGGAAGCCGGATATGTCAGCGGTCAAGTGGACTGACAAGAAGGTCGCTGTCATTGGTGCGGGGCCGGCAGGCCTTGGCTGCGCCGATATTCTGGTGCGCAATGGCGTGAAGCCGGTAGTCTTTGATATCTATCCTGAAATTGGCGGCTTGCTGACCTTTGGTATTCCCGAGTTCAAGCTGGAAAAATCTGTCATGACCCGTCGCCGCCAAGTATTCGAGGAAATGGGCGTAGAGTTCCGTCTGTCGACCGAAGTGGGCAAAGACGTGATGCTTGAGGATGTCATTGATGAGTACGATGCGGTCTTCATGGGTATGGGCACCTACACCTACATGAAGGGCGGCTTCCCTGGTGAGAACCTGCCGGGTGTTTATGACGCTCTGCCGTTCCTGGTGTCTAACGTTAATCGTCGTCTCGGTTTCGAGAAGGACGAGGCCGACTTCATCGATATGAAGGGCAAACGGGTGGTGGTTCTGGGTGGCGGTGATACGGCTATGGACTGTAACCGGACGTCCATCCGTCAGCAGGCAGAGAGTGTGGCCTGCGCCTATCGCCGGGACGAAGCGAATATGCCGGGTTCCCGCAAAGAGGTGGCGAACGCCAAGGAAGAGGGCGTTAAATTCCTGTTTAACCGTCAGCCGATCGCCATCATTGGTGAGGACCAGGTTGAAGGCGTCAAGGTCGTTTCTACCCAGTTGGGCGACCCCGATGAGAATGGCCGTCGCCGCCCGGAAGTCGTTCCGGGCAGTGAGGAGGTCATTCCGGCAGATGCGGTGCTGGTTGCTTTCGGTTTCCGCCCGAGCCCCGCGGACTGGTTCGATGAGCTGAAAGTGAGCACTGACGATTCCGGTCGCGTAGCTGCCCCCGAAGAAGCCGAGTTCGCGTTCCAGACAAGTAACCCGAAAATCTTTGCTGGTGGCGACATGGTCCGTGGCTCAGATCTGGTCGTAACGGCTATCTGGGAAGGTCGTCAGGCGGCAGAGGGTATTCTGGACTATCTGGATATCTGA
- the aroK gene encoding shikimate kinase AroK, producing the protein MSLPKRVVLVGPMGAGKSTIGRMLAKELGYRFLDSDRIIEDRCGANIPWIFDVEGEEGFRQRETAMLEELSTEPKTVLATGGGAVMRTENHPLLKKDAVVVYLKTSLEQQVERTRRDRNRPLLQNDDPEGVLRKLFSIRDPLYTGLADIIMYTDRKSPRLVVRQLVNRMNPRTPRHKRQVRKEGRNHV; encoded by the coding sequence ATGTCTTTGCCCAAACGCGTTGTCCTGGTTGGCCCCATGGGAGCTGGCAAAAGTACTATTGGTCGTATGCTGGCCAAAGAGCTGGGCTATCGTTTTCTGGATTCGGATCGAATTATCGAAGACCGGTGTGGCGCTAACATCCCCTGGATCTTCGATGTGGAAGGCGAGGAGGGTTTTCGTCAGCGAGAAACGGCCATGTTGGAGGAGCTGTCCACCGAGCCGAAGACTGTTCTGGCAACAGGTGGCGGAGCGGTCATGCGCACTGAAAACCATCCGTTACTCAAGAAAGATGCCGTTGTGGTTTATCTTAAAACCTCCCTGGAACAGCAGGTCGAGCGAACGCGAAGAGACCGAAACCGGCCATTGCTCCAGAATGACGATCCTGAGGGGGTTTTGCGCAAACTCTTTTCGATCCGGGATCCTCTATATACCGGGCTGGCCGATATTATTATGTATACCGATCGCAAGAGTCCGCGACTGGTCGTTCGTCAACTTGTTAATCGAATGAACCCCAGGACGCCTCGCCACAAGCGGCAAGTGCGGAAGGAAGGGCGAAATCATGTCTGA
- the aroB gene encoding 3-dehydroquinate synthase, whose protein sequence is MSEVLHELTVELGERSYPIIIGQGLLGEIDLSSYVSGSQVMIVTNETVAPLYLERVRGCFPGKHADVVTLPDGEKYKDWQVLNLIFDGLLEKRHTRKTTLVALGGGVVGDMAGFAAACYQRGVPFIQVPTTLLSQVDSSVGGKTGINHPLGKNMIGAFHQPEAVLIDTDSLKTLPSREVSAGLAEVIKYGLIRDPGFLDWLEENMDRLVALEDEAVGEAIFRSCTCKAEVVAKDEREGGLRAILNLGHTFGHAIETFSGYGNWLHGEAVGVGMIMAADLSAREGSITHEECKRAARLVSQAGLPEKPPESMTPEDFMNLMAVDKKNVDGQLRLVLLRALGDAVVTADAAAENLAATLAEFCRHQ, encoded by the coding sequence ATGTCTGAAGTGCTTCATGAACTCACCGTTGAATTGGGTGAGCGCAGCTACCCGATAATCATTGGTCAAGGGCTTCTGGGAGAGATCGATCTCTCGTCTTACGTGAGCGGTTCTCAGGTTATGATCGTTACCAATGAGACGGTGGCACCGCTCTATCTGGAAAGGGTGCGGGGCTGTTTCCCCGGGAAGCATGCTGACGTCGTAACTCTGCCCGATGGCGAAAAGTACAAGGACTGGCAGGTTCTGAACCTTATTTTTGACGGATTACTTGAAAAGCGGCATACACGGAAAACCACCCTTGTCGCCCTTGGAGGCGGTGTTGTTGGGGATATGGCTGGATTTGCCGCCGCCTGCTACCAACGCGGAGTACCGTTTATTCAGGTTCCGACAACTCTTCTATCCCAGGTAGATTCCTCTGTTGGTGGAAAGACCGGAATCAATCATCCGCTCGGCAAGAACATGATCGGTGCCTTTCATCAGCCCGAAGCCGTACTGATTGATACGGATAGTCTCAAAACCCTTCCGTCGCGCGAAGTATCTGCGGGACTTGCGGAAGTGATCAAGTATGGTTTGATCCGGGACCCGGGGTTTCTGGACTGGCTTGAAGAAAATATGGATCGGCTGGTGGCCCTTGAAGACGAGGCAGTCGGCGAAGCCATTTTCCGCTCCTGTACCTGTAAGGCAGAGGTAGTCGCCAAAGATGAGCGTGAAGGTGGATTGAGGGCGATTCTCAATCTTGGCCATACGTTTGGTCACGCCATTGAAACCTTTTCGGGCTATGGCAACTGGCTTCATGGTGAGGCCGTTGGTGTTGGTATGATCATGGCCGCTGACCTCTCTGCCCGAGAGGGTTCGATAACTCATGAGGAATGTAAGAGAGCGGCGCGCCTTGTTTCGCAAGCGGGCTTGCCCGAGAAACCTCCTGAGAGTATGACGCCAGAGGATTTCATGAATCTGATGGCAGTGGACAAGAAAAATGTCGACGGACAATTACGGTTGGTTTTGCTTCGTGCACTGGGAGACGCGGTCGTGACTGCGGATGCCGCTGCGGAAAATCTTGCTGCAACACTGGCTGAATTCTGTCGGCATCAATGA